The sequence AGATTTTTTTTTAAAATCAAATTAGAACTGAAGATACATTCACATTATATCAACTACTGAAGTGTTGATATTTTTGACGATTTTTTAAAATTTTGAATGAAGAGATGTATGAATTAAAAAAGTAAACGCCTGATAACTTATTATTATCAAGCGCTGTTTGGCTTTAAATGGCATTTGTGACCCAGAGGTACAATTTTCGAACACTTTTGTAGAAGATTTAAATGAAATTGCGAAACTATCATCAATCAATTATTAATTTGTATAGATGTTAAAAGTAAATTAATGAAACATTATTGAAGAAAAAAAACGGTGGAAATATATTGTATTATTTTGCTTTGAATGGAATGAAATTTTTTTATTACAAATAAATAAAATCAACTCTCGCCGAAATTGTAATGCATACTACATCTGTAGAAAAATAATATTTAGAATAAAGAAAACGACCTTCTTTGATTCACCTTTACTTAATCACTAACTGGAACTATATTCCACCCCGCCTCTGCAAACAGCTCCAGATCATGTTCTACATTTTCTTTTCGGACAGCAAAACAGAGTAGATCCGTCGGCCTTGAGAAACCCACGTACATCATTTTTAAAGTTTCATTTGACCTTACTTTGTTTAAGTGTGAAAAATCCTGTTCTTGAAAAAATAACGGATTCTTACCAATAAAATCTGGCCTTTTCCTAGTTCCTTTGACGAAAACTGTCAATTTAGCAATTTCAGAAGTGTGGTAGTCCGTTTCAACATACATTGTTGCACAATGTGTCTGCCCCTTAACCGAATGAACAGACCCTAACTTAATTAGAAGATCTGTCTTTTGACCTAAATCATTATTCTCTACAATTTCAGCACTATTAAAATCGAAATCTTTGTTAATAAATCCACCAGAATTAATAATCCTAAAGCCTGGAATTAAGTCTGCTAAGTCATTAACAATAAAACTTGAATAATCATTAAATACGACCTCATAATCCTCTTCAACGACAATAGAATAACACCAGGCATACAATCTAATTTTAAAATTCTCATAATATCCATTTCCCTTGCTTCTAATAAGCTGAACAAAAGTAGATTTACGAAATTTCCTTGGAAGATCTTCAGATAAATTTATATTCTCAATTCGTAAGATCCTAATTATTCCATTCAAAATCGATTTCCTAACTGACTCAAAAGTCTTCTTATTCCGGTCAAATAAAAAGAGATATTTTCTTAAACAATCAAAATCTTCTTTTTTCTGCTTACTTTCACGTGAATATTCCGGAAACAGTTTTCTTAAATGCCATTTTTCAGAGCCTTCTTCCTTGTCCGTTGTCCAGGCAATGATGTGAAAGCCTCTTTCAACATTTTTGGGATCTTGCTCTAGACCGTAATGCTTTATTAGGCTAATATATTTCTCTTTAAGTTTATCTGCTTCCGATTCATCCTCATAGATCAAAAGATGAGGAGCGATGGAATCACGGTTAGAACACCCGACTACTTTATAACCTTCATTTCGATTTAAAACAAACCCGTCCACAAGTGAACCAATTATTGGAGTCAATCTGTGAGAGTTACTTAAGCTTAGATCTGACTCAAATCTTTCTGGATAAATCTCACTCCTAGTTTGCCAGACAACTTCACTGTTCAAAGAACTGGTTGAATAAATTGCCTGATTTCGGTCACCAATTCTTTGAATTACAGTGCCAGAATCTTCTGTAAAGAAAATACTTTCTATCAATTGAACTTGATCAAAATCAAGATCTTGCATTTCATCTATGAAAACATATTTAAACCTATGCTGCAATATAGCCTTTAAATCTATGGAGCCAGGAAGACTAAGATATCTTTTTGAAATATCAAAACTATCCTTATATGAAAGAATACCTTGAGATAAAAGACCTAATTTCCAACTCTCCAACTCCAGATAATAATTTCTGTTAACACCAGAATATGTCAGTTTTGATGTATTTCCGATTTTAATTTTTCTGCCTTCAAAATCATATGAGCAGTTCTTCAAAAAATCTAGAATATTATTTTCCTTTTCTCTCGATGAACCAACAAAGTCTCTATTAACTAAACCAAAAAGCTTATTTTTAAGATTAGATGGTTGTATACCTTTTCCGGAATAAACAAGACTTCCAAAAAAACGTCCAACCTCATAAAAATACATTTCATCATCATTTTTATGTATGTAACTACCATATAGTTCGAAACAAGCTTGATTAGCTATGAATTTATTTGCAAAGCTTTGAAGTGTACCGACAAAATTAGGATACGTGAATAATTGTGGACATAATGGTTTTAAAACTTTCTCAATTTCTTCAATGGCATGATTCGTATGCGAAAGCACTAATACTCCTTGATTTGCTTCGAGAGGCATATTTTTCGCCAAGCAATATAATTTTGCTAATAGAGCTGTAGTCTTACCACTTCCAGGTACTGCTAATAAATCAACAGTATTCATATGATTTATAAATTCTCTTCTTTCATCATCAAATTCTTCCCCATTTATGAATATCTCTTCTGCTTTTCTAAGGTGTCGTGGATCAATTCTCATAATCATGTACATGTTTTACAGCTGTCACCAAGTAAGATAAATAATTATCCTCAGTAATTTGTTCAGCTGTAACGATAGTATCCTTTTCCAATAATTCAGCAAAAACATTCATAACCGCTACTTTATCAATTGGCGACGTTCCATCCCCTTTAGATAATTTCTTTATAAACTTTCCTTCAAAAGAAACTTTAAAATCGCCATCCTCTTTTTTAAAATCTTCTGTTTTACTATGCACCTGTAAAACCGCCTCCTTGAAAATATTAGTTAAGCAAGATTTATATAAACACCATTCAAGTGTCCATTCTCGAGCTATATTTAATTTTACATCAGTAGACTTCAATCCACGTTTTAAAGCATTGATATTACAAAATTTATTTTTAAACGTCTGATTTTCTCTGAGTAAGGATTTAAAAACTCCAAATTCATCAGGTCTATTATCAAAATCAGTAATAATAGAAACAGGGACCTTCATTTTTCCTTCATCTTGTCGTAGAAATATTTTGGCAAAATGAAGATATGCGGTAGAAGCAACATTAATAATCGATATTTCTTTTTTTGTTAGATCCATACCTAATTTAAGAGCTAATGTAGGAAGAAGTATTTCTTCAGACCAGCCTTCTACAATAATATTTCCTCTAGAAAAGAAGAGGTTGCTTTTAGTCACATCCAAAAAGCGCTCTAAATATTTATAATCTTTGCGATCCAGTTTAGTATTTCCTTCACCTAAAGGAAAAACATCATTATTCTTGCATATTATAATTTCCCTGAGATCTGCCTGTGAGGTAATATTTGGGCTATGACTAGTAAGAATATACTGAATACCCTCCTCCCTTTTTAATCGATTAATAATTTTCAATTGTGCCTGAGGATGAAGATGGGCTTCCAACTCTTCAATCATACAAAGCTTTAAGCCATTCCAGTCAGCTTTTCGTAGGTGAAGTAATTCTGCAGCCATAAATAAACGATTCATGGTACCAAGTCCCAAGTTTTTAGCATCAATGATACCAAGGGACATTTTTTCAAGAATATTGGTGATCTTAGTAGGTCCGAAATCAAATACAGACTCTGAACTGTCATCTATAAAAGAGCCTATAAAATCATCAACTACTTTCTTTATATTCGTATGATATCCCTGTTCTTCGTCTTTAAATTTATTTCTTATCTGATCACTTGTTCCTTCAAACAGTTCCTCAAATTCGTGTAGGCCATTTTCTTGTCGATGTTTAAATTCTTTATGCTCTTTCAAAATCTGGGACAGTCTGGAATTCTTCTTAGCAGCCAACTCGTTGTCCGCATCTCTCAAAGCCTTTAGATAGGTACATTTCAGGTAATCTTTTGCTTCGGCTGTCAGTGTATTTCCAACACCATCCATTCCTGCTTTAACATCCGCTGAAAATATGCGTCCATCTTTATATTCCACTTGGTAAATCAAATTCAGCTTTGGTCTTCTCACCACCTCTTCTCTTCCTCCAACATCAATTTTTTCATCATGAGTTCCACACCACTCTGTAAAATTAGATGCTTCAGCATTGGTAATTCCAGAAAACTCGAGTTCTATTCTTAAAATCGGTGAAATCTGATCTCCACTAGTAAAAAAATCACTTTCTTCAACTTTTATCCATTCATAAGCATGAGTTTTTATTACAAGCTTGATGGCATCAATAATCGCTGATTTTCCAGAGTCATTTTCTCCAATCAAAATATTCATTCCCTTATTAAAAGGTACTGTTAAATGTGGAGAACTAAGATCAAAGTCTGTACTCCCATATTTTCTGAAGTTCCAGAGCTTTAAAGCGGATATGTACATGAGAAGTTTTTATGGTTATTTTGAAAAAATACAAAAAAAAATAAACTTAAGATATTTTTTTTCGACACTGATAATTCATTAAGATTAAAAACATAGTTAGACTCCACTGTATATTAATTGTAGATTAAAATTTACCAAATTATATTTCCTGTATTTCAGAAATAAAAGTATAAAATCAGTACTCAATTCTATAGTTCAATCTAATTATTTCATATCTTGTAATTCAAAATTAAAGTGATGACCGAAGCAATTTTTGGATTAATTGGAGTTCTTGTGGGATCAGCCATTTCTTGGTTTCAATCCCATTGGACTAGCAAAAAAGAAGCTGAAAAAAGTGCCAGATATTTAGCAATCAGAATTGTGTGCATATTAGACAAATACATGGAAGACTGCGCAGCAGTTGTGAAAGATACAGGATTATGTGAAGGACAAAGGACAGCTGACGGATGTCTTCAATCTCAAGTTCGCCCCCCTGATTCTCCTAAGTATCCCGAAGATGTTGACTGGAAAAGCATTGATCCTGATTTGATGTTCGCACTTCTATCCTTCCCCTCAGAAATTGAAGATGGCAACCGCATGATTAGTGCTACTAACATTATTGCATACCCTCCGGATTATCAGGATTGGTTTGATGAGAGAAGGTTTTACTACTGTCAATTTGGTTTAATAGCTCATAAACTATCTAACAAACTATCAGATAAGTATGGTATTACGAAAAAAATATATATTGACTGGAATCCTGTAAAAGACTTCTCTGAGGAATTAAAATCGGTCGCTGCTAGACGCAATCAGCGAACTGAAGAACATAAAGCATTTGTTGAAAAATTTCTAGAGTAAAGGTTCTAATTGAAACTACAGATGATCGATTTAATATTAATTTACTAGTAAGAATACCAATGAACCACGATATAAACAACTTAAACTTACCAAAAGATTCAAGAAATAAGCAATTAGAGATTATATCAAAGGATAAATTTAGACCACTTTTTGATGTAGAACGTTTTGTTGTTAAAGAGGAAGTTATTGATAATGGAATAGATTTCCGATTTGAAGTAAAAATAAATAATACCGTTACAGGATTTGGCTTCAATTTTCAATTAAAAAGTACTGAAAACACAAAACAAAATCACGATGGCTCATATAGTAAAAACATAGAAACAAGCAATATTGAATATTTATTAAATAATGGACAACCAGCTTTTTATGCATTTTACATTGAAGCAGAAAAAAACATATATTACACTGACCTCAAAAAAGTAATCCACGATCTGAATATCAAAAATCCAAAATGGCAGGATCAACCGAATCATACAATAAGATTTAGCGAAAAGTTAGATTTTTCATCCATTACATCTATCTATAATATTGCATTATCAGAAGGTCAAATGATACGGCGTATACAAGCTGCTTTTGCGGAAAATTTTGGATATCTTGAAAAAAAAGATAAAATAATAATTGATTTAGACACCAATGTTGTAAGTGACTCTGAAATAGTTGGTAAGATTGAAGATGTTGGCCTTTTATTGATAGATCAATGCAGATGGAATGATGTTATAAATTTGCATAATCAAACGACCTCAATTCGTAATCGATCAGCTAAATACTCTTTAGCGGTAGGCGTTTCCTTTTATTATTCTGGTGAGTTTTTAAGATCGTTGGACTTTTTAAAAGATGCCTATCGGGATATCGATAGAATTGAACCGTATTTGCAGGATTATTTAAGGTTTTTTTATTATGGTCTACAAAGAATATTTAATGTAATTACTGAAGATGAATATCAAAACATTACAAATTCTTTTCCTTCCAACAGCCATATGTTTATGCATAAGCTCTTAGAAGAAGCAAAAGAAAGTATGGTTGAAATGAATAATTCAATAGATTACATAAGTCATGATTTTGAAAATAAGATCAGTCAAATTATTAACAATGCAGGCGCCTCATCTTATATAAAATTATTGGCAAAAATTGAATTTAATTATTATAAATCACAGCAGTTAATTTATAGATTAATTATGATGCTAGTAAGTAATGATGTAGATGAAGCTAAACTTCAATTCAATTCGATCAGCCAACAGTTCCATGATTTATTATCTGAAAGCAAAAACGTAAGTTCAAATTTTGCTGTCCATTTTTGTTCATTAAGGTATTGTACTTTCGTTATTCATTTTGACAGTATTTATAGGAGAAATCAAAAATCCAATTACCTCGATAAATTTTTAACCGACCTCAAGGCGAAAATCATGGACACCTTGAATTTTTTTCAAAATATTAACCATGTTGAAAATGAAATTTGTACTATAACACTCTTATTGGAATACTACCAAAATATTGAGGATAGAGAAGGAATAAATAATGTACTATTATTGTTAGATGACTATAAAAAACAATATGGCAATTTTGATTTTAACAAAAAAATAGACTTTATAAAAAATGGAGGCACTTTTGTGAATCAGATTATTACTATGGCTAATAGTATAGAGTTGGACAACGATAAAATAGCTAATCTGGAAATTAGACTAACAGAAATTGAAAGAGGTGAAAAAGAATTCAACTACAAATATGATCCGACAAGATTAACGATTAACCTTTTTCCAATCGGGCATTTCCAGTTCCCTAAAGAACAAATAGAAGATATATTTAAAATCTTAAGAATAACCGACGAAATCTTAATTGATAATATTAAAAATATTTTAGGAAAATACATCCCTGTTTTAAATTGTTATGTTCTTAAAATCGAGCAGGAAGGACCTCTAAATGGACACAATGAATATCAAGGTATAGAGAACCTTAGAAATGTTTACAGAATTCGAGAAGAGTTGTATGAAAATGAATTCAGAAAGACGGAATTAATGTTCAGAAATTAGTAGTTTGGAAATTAATAATATGCTCTGAAGCAGCAATTTAAATATTTTTTTATTAATATACAGCTTAAAAAATCAATGAAAATAAAAAGGATAGAGATTGATGGATTTCGTGGGATAAGCAACCAATTATGCATTGATTTTTCAAAAAAAGGCAGACCTATATCTACCATTATTTTTGGAGATAATGGAACTGGGAAATCATCAATCATCGACGCTATAGAATTTAACCTCCAGGGAAAACTTGAACGTAGTGACTCTCTAAATAATGAATTTAGACCCTCAGTAACTAATTTTAGAAATAATATTCTTGAAGGTAGTAAAACGATTTTACATTTTGAAGACGACAGTTCTAATTCTAGAGATATTCTTGTTGATTTTGACATTGAAAAGGATAAACATATTTATTCAAGAAGCACAAACCCACTTAACAAATATTTTAATATAGCACCTATAGCGCTACGTAGAAACGACATCATCACCTATTCTCTGACACCATCAGAGAAAAAACAGGTCATATTCTGGACTTTCATCTATAGAACAAAATTTCCAATTGATAAAACTGAAGAAGAAAATGATCTAGTTGATAATAATCTTATCAGTGAACTTTCAAGTGAGAGGCTTGAACTCAAAAACAAACGAAAGGAACTTAGGGAGAAGCTTAGCGATATATTAAAGATACCTGTTGAAGAAATTCCAATTATGGGAACCGTCTTTGACCAATTTATCAAGGAGAAGATTAGAAATGGAGTATCGAAGCAGCAATATCGCTCACTAAAAGAGATGGGTCATTTAAAGGGAGTTAATGAAGTAGCAATTACCGTATCTGACAAATTGCTAATAATAAATCAAGAGATTATTACACTAAATAATCAGCTTGGTCGCATGAAAAAACTTAACTCACCATCTTCTGAAAGGCGAAAAGAGGAAACCAGAAGATTTTTGGAAGAAGCTTCATTAGAGCTAACAACCTCCTTTTTGGAAATAACAAACTCGGATTTTGTTAAAGAAATTTCTGTTAAAATGGGTGAACAGACTGATGTTTCCTTTGAATTAGAAGTTACACTGAAGAATGGAGTAAAAACATTTCCCAATAAAATATTCAGCGAAGCAAATCTTGACCTTCTTATTCTATTACTCTATACGTCAATCATTAAAGAATCAAACAAGTATGGACAATCAAAATTGATCATTCTTGATGATGTACTTCAAAGTGTTGATTCTGTGATAAGAATCAATTTTATGGAGTATCTTCTAAATTCGTTTAAAGATTGGCAGTTTATCATAACAACCCACGATAGACTTTGGTTAAATCAATTGAGAAGTTCTTTTCGAAGGAATAGTCATCGTTTCAAAGAGCTTGAAATATTTAGGTGGGATTTCCAAAATGGACTTCAAATTTATGAGCAATCACACAATTTTCAAAACTCAAGTCTGGTTAAAGCGATTGAAACTAAGGACACCCAAATTATAGCTTCTCAAACAGGTCTTTTTCTAGAATTTATGAGTAATATTCATAGCATGAATCTTAACTTAAGTATTCAGAGGAAAAAAGATGACAAGTATAATCTTGGAGACCTGTGGCCGGGACTGGTAAAGTATTTCAAGAAAACGTCTTTGTGTAATCATGTTGTTAAAATTGACAAACTTCTACACATCAGAAATCTATTAGGTGCACATTATAATGACTGGGCTATATCACTGAGCAATAGTGACATTCGTGAGTTTTCCACTTTAGTTAATGACTTTTATTTACTTACGTTCTGCCAAAATTGTGAAAGCTGGGTCAATAAGGAGAATACTTGCAATTGTAGAAAGATTGATATTAATAATGCCTTTAATACTTGAAGCTATTTTAATCGTAATTTTTTTAAGTCGTGTCCTTTTAAAAAGCTTCCTTTAATCTCCAGGTCATTTCCATAGCTTCCTGCCAACCTGAATTGGAGAAATGATCTAAGATAGAAATTAAGTTACTAAAATTATTTTTTTTGTATAAAATTTCCTTGTAATCAGTAATTATCAATTCTGTTAATTTGATAATCTCACCTAATGTTGTACGATCAGAAGTAAAGCCTGACTTGGATGAACACAATACAATTTTATTAGAAAAATCTAGAATATCTTCGGGATCCAGTTCAAATAAGTCATTTAGCATTTGTATAAAATAATATCCTGTATGAGCAACCATATATCCATTGTG comes from Chryseobacterium sp. 3008163 and encodes:
- a CDS encoding AAA family ATPase: MKIKRIEIDGFRGISNQLCIDFSKKGRPISTIIFGDNGTGKSSIIDAIEFNLQGKLERSDSLNNEFRPSVTNFRNNILEGSKTILHFEDDSSNSRDILVDFDIEKDKHIYSRSTNPLNKYFNIAPIALRRNDIITYSLTPSEKKQVIFWTFIYRTKFPIDKTEEENDLVDNNLISELSSERLELKNKRKELREKLSDILKIPVEEIPIMGTVFDQFIKEKIRNGVSKQQYRSLKEMGHLKGVNEVAITVSDKLLIINQEIITLNNQLGRMKKLNSPSSERRKEETRRFLEEASLELTTSFLEITNSDFVKEISVKMGEQTDVSFELEVTLKNGVKTFPNKIFSEANLDLLILLLYTSIIKESNKYGQSKLIILDDVLQSVDSVIRINFMEYLLNSFKDWQFIITTHDRLWLNQLRSSFRRNSHRFKELEIFRWDFQNGLQIYEQSHNFQNSSLVKAIETKDTQIIASQTGLFLEFMSNIHSMNLNLSIQRKKDDKYNLGDLWPGLVKYFKKTSLCNHVVKIDKLLHIRNLLGAHYNDWAISLSNSDIREFSTLVNDFYLLTFCQNCESWVNKENTCNCRKIDINNAFNT
- a CDS encoding UvrD-helicase domain-containing protein, whose protein sequence is MRIDPRHLRKAEEIFINGEEFDDERREFINHMNTVDLLAVPGSGKTTALLAKLYCLAKNMPLEANQGVLVLSHTNHAIEEIEKVLKPLCPQLFTYPNFVGTLQSFANKFIANQACFELYGSYIHKNDDEMYFYEVGRFFGSLVYSGKGIQPSNLKNKLFGLVNRDFVGSSREKENNILDFLKNCSYDFEGRKIKIGNTSKLTYSGVNRNYYLELESWKLGLLSQGILSYKDSFDISKRYLSLPGSIDLKAILQHRFKYVFIDEMQDLDFDQVQLIESIFFTEDSGTVIQRIGDRNQAIYSTSSLNSEVVWQTRSEIYPERFESDLSLSNSHRLTPIIGSLVDGFVLNRNEGYKVVGCSNRDSIAPHLLIYEDESEADKLKEKYISLIKHYGLEQDPKNVERGFHIIAWTTDKEEGSEKWHLRKLFPEYSRESKQKKEDFDCLRKYLFLFDRNKKTFESVRKSILNGIIRILRIENINLSEDLPRKFRKSTFVQLIRSKGNGYYENFKIRLYAWCYSIVVEEDYEVVFNDYSSFIVNDLADLIPGFRIINSGGFINKDFDFNSAEIVENNDLGQKTDLLIKLGSVHSVKGQTHCATMYVETDYHTSEIAKLTVFVKGTRKRPDFIGKNPLFFQEQDFSHLNKVRSNETLKMMYVGFSRPTDLLCFAVRKENVEHDLELFAEAGWNIVPVSD
- a CDS encoding ATP-dependent nuclease, translated to MYISALKLWNFRKYGSTDFDLSSPHLTVPFNKGMNILIGENDSGKSAIIDAIKLVIKTHAYEWIKVEESDFFTSGDQISPILRIELEFSGITNAEASNFTEWCGTHDEKIDVGGREEVVRRPKLNLIYQVEYKDGRIFSADVKAGMDGVGNTLTAEAKDYLKCTYLKALRDADNELAAKKNSRLSQILKEHKEFKHRQENGLHEFEELFEGTSDQIRNKFKDEEQGYHTNIKKVVDDFIGSFIDDSSESVFDFGPTKITNILEKMSLGIIDAKNLGLGTMNRLFMAAELLHLRKADWNGLKLCMIEELEAHLHPQAQLKIINRLKREEGIQYILTSHSPNITSQADLREIIICKNNDVFPLGEGNTKLDRKDYKYLERFLDVTKSNLFFSRGNIIVEGWSEEILLPTLALKLGMDLTKKEISIINVASTAYLHFAKIFLRQDEGKMKVPVSIITDFDNRPDEFGVFKSLLRENQTFKNKFCNINALKRGLKSTDVKLNIAREWTLEWCLYKSCLTNIFKEAVLQVHSKTEDFKKEDGDFKVSFEGKFIKKLSKGDGTSPIDKVAVMNVFAELLEKDTIVTAEQITEDNYLSYLVTAVKHVHDYEN
- a CDS encoding DUF4365 domain-containing protein, which gives rise to MNHDINNLNLPKDSRNKQLEIISKDKFRPLFDVERFVVKEEVIDNGIDFRFEVKINNTVTGFGFNFQLKSTENTKQNHDGSYSKNIETSNIEYLLNNGQPAFYAFYIEAEKNIYYTDLKKVIHDLNIKNPKWQDQPNHTIRFSEKLDFSSITSIYNIALSEGQMIRRIQAAFAENFGYLEKKDKIIIDLDTNVVSDSEIVGKIEDVGLLLIDQCRWNDVINLHNQTTSIRNRSAKYSLAVGVSFYYSGEFLRSLDFLKDAYRDIDRIEPYLQDYLRFFYYGLQRIFNVITEDEYQNITNSFPSNSHMFMHKLLEEAKESMVEMNNSIDYISHDFENKISQIINNAGASSYIKLLAKIEFNYYKSQQLIYRLIMMLVSNDVDEAKLQFNSISQQFHDLLSESKNVSSNFAVHFCSLRYCTFVIHFDSIYRRNQKSNYLDKFLTDLKAKIMDTLNFFQNINHVENEICTITLLLEYYQNIEDREGINNVLLLLDDYKKQYGNFDFNKKIDFIKNGGTFVNQIITMANSIELDNDKIANLEIRLTEIERGEKEFNYKYDPTRLTINLFPIGHFQFPKEQIEDIFKILRITDEILIDNIKNILGKYIPVLNCYVLKIEQEGPLNGHNEYQGIENLRNVYRIREELYENEFRKTELMFRN